From a single Brassica napus cultivar Da-Ae chromosome C9, Da-Ae, whole genome shotgun sequence genomic region:
- the LOC106412308 gene encoding pentatricopeptide repeat-containing protein At1g62260, mitochondrial-like, with amino-acid sequence MSRSRGIFSILRKVHQPSSRKCLCTNSISSSSSSSLGFRATNKELNQMIRSGYITEARKIFEKLEARNTVTWNTMISGYVKRREMTNARKLFDEMPQRDVVTWNAMISGYVSCRFLEEARKLFDEMPKRDSFTWNTMISGYAKNRRIGEALLLFERMPMRNAVSWSAMISGFCHNGEVSRGVELFMRMPEKDSACLCALVSGLIKNEKLEEAANVLTQYGCIDSGEEDLVFAYNTLVVGYGHRGQVEAARCLFDQIPDICRNYVSWNSMIKAYLKAGDVVSARLLFDQMRDRDTISWNTMIDGYVHVSKMEEAFDLFSEMPNRDTHSWNMMVSGYASVSDVELARDYFERTPEKNIVSWNSIIAAYEKYKDYKEAVEVFIRMNIEGEKPDPHTLTSLLSVSTGLVNLRLGTQMHQIVIKSVIPDVPVHNALITMYSRCGEITDSRRIFDGMRVKREVITWNAMIGGYAFHGNSSEALNLFWSMKSNGIHPSHITFVSVLNACAHAGLVDEARAQFMSMVNEYKIQPQMEHYSSLVDVISRQGRFEEAMGVIKSMPFEPDKTVWGAVLDACRIYNNVGLAHAAAEAMSRLEPESSTPYVLLYNMYADMGLWDEASRVRMRMESKRIKKERASSWV; translated from the coding sequence ATGAGCCGATCACGCGGTATCTTCTCGATTCTCAGGAAGGTCCATCAACCATCGTCTCGTAAATGTTTATGTACAAActctatctcttcttcttcttcgtcaagCTTAGGATTCCGAGCGACGAACAAGGAGCTAAACCAGATGATAAGATCAGGATACATCACCGAAGCTAGAAAAATATTCGAAAAGCTGGAGGCGAGGAACACGGTGACGTGGAACACAATGATAAGCGGATACGTAAAAAGGAGGGAAATGACTAATGCGCGGAAActgttcgacgaaatgcctCAGAGAGATGTCGTCACTTGGAACGCTATGATCTCTGGCTACGTTTCTTGCAGGTTTCTCGAAGAAGCGAGGAAgctgttcgatgaaatgcctaaAAGAGATTCCTTTACTTGGAATACGATGATAAGCGGTTACGCTAAGAATCGAAGAATAGGTGAAGCTCTGTTGCTGTTCGAGAGAATGCCTATGAGAAACGCTGTTTCTTGGAGTGCAATGATCAGTGGGTTTTGCCATAACGGTGAAGTGAGTCGCGGGGTTGAGTTGTTTATGAGAATGCCTGAGAAGGATTCAGCTTGTTTATGCGCGCTTGTGTCTGGTTTGATTAAGAACGAGAAGCTGGAGGAAGCTGCGAATGTTTTAACTCAATATGGTTGTATAGATTCCGGTGAGGAAGATTTGGTGTTTGCTTACAACACATTGGTTGTAGGGTATGGACATAGAGGACAAGTGGAAGCAGCTCGGTGTCTGTTTGATCAGATTCCTGATATTTGTAGAAACTACGTCTCGTGGAACTCGATGATCAAAGCCTACTTGAAAGCAGGCGATGTGGTCTCTGCGCGGTTGCTGTTTGATCAGATGAGAGACAGAGATACTATTTCTTGGAACACGATGATCGATGGATATGTGCACGTATCTAAGATGGAAGAAGCTTTTGATCTGTTCTCGGAAATGCCAAACAGAGATACACATTCTTGGAACATGATGGTGTCTGGTTACGCTAGCGTCAGCGATGTGGAGCTAGCTCGTGACTACTTTGAGAGAACGCCTGAGAAAAACATAGTCTCGTGGAACTCGATCATAGCAGCTTATGAGAAGTACAAGGACTATAAAGAAGCTGTTGAGGTGTTTATACGGATGAACATTGAAGGAGAGAAGCCTGACCCTCATACTCTAACTTCTCTCCTCAGCGTATCAACAGGGCTTGTGAATCTGCGGCTAGGAACGCAGATGCACCAAATCGTCATCAAGAGTGTGATCCCTGACGTGCCGGTTCACAACGCTCTTATCACTATGTATTCGAGATGCGGAGAGATAACGGATTCGAGGAGAATCTTCGATGGAATGAGAGTTAAAAGAGAAGTAATCACATGGAATGCGATGATAGGAGGGTATGCTTTTCACGGTAACTCTTCAGAAGCTTTGAACCTGTTCTGGTCAATGAAAAGCAATGGGATACATCCTTCTCATATAACATTTGTCTCGGTTCTGAACGCTTGTGCTCACGCGGGACTCGTCGATGAGGCTAGAGCACAGTTTATGTCCATGGTAAACGAGTACAAGATCCAGCCGCAGATGGAACATTATTCTTCGCTGGTGGATGTAATCAGTAGACAAGGGCGGTTTGAGGAGGCCATGGGTGTGATAAAGAGTATGCCTTTTGAGCCAGACAAGACGGTGTGGGGTGCAGTGTTGGATGCTTGTAGGATTTATAACAATGTTGGGCTTGCACATGCTGCAGCTGAAGCAATGTCGAGACTTGAACCAGAGAGCTCGACACCTTATGTATTGTTGTATAACATGTATGCTGACATGGGACTATGGGACGAAGCTTCTCGAGTGAGAATGAGGATGGAGAGTAAAAGGATTAAGAAGGAAAGAGCATCAAGTTGGGTATGA
- the LOC111208503 gene encoding UPF0540 protein At1g62060-like: MKFVVLLIFVGVVCANVCARQSEEVSKETKLGISIPKTVTTNGIGAELSRVYAVTGANNYENSNARAAAGPDGPSSDTSATVSKSTYGSVDAEGLTTVSASSNSYAYGGTTTGAAADSDGSGSSGTAYGDASSRTYGTTNP; this comes from the coding sequence ATGAAGTTTGTTGTCCTTTTGATCTTTGTTGGAGTTGTGTGTGCCAATGTTTGCGCAAGGCAGTCCGAAGAAGTGTCTAAAGAGACAAAGTTAGGCATTTCTATTCCCAAAACTGTCACTACGAACGGCATTGGAGCTGAGCTTAGCAGAGTTTATGCCGTAACTGGTGCCAATAATTATGAAAATTCCAATGCTCGTGCTGCTGCAGGTCCCGACGGTCCCAGCTCAGATACATCTGCAACTGTCTCTAAAAGTACTTATGGATCTGTCGATGCAGAAGGTCTTACCACAGTAAGTGCAAGTTCTAACAGTTACGCTTATGGTGGCACCACTACGGGTGCTGCAGCGGATTCTGATGGTTCTGGGAGCAGTGGCACCGCTTACGGTGATGCATCCAGCCGTACCTATGGAACCACCAACCCTTGA